The sequence GTCATTAAGTGTTGGAATAACCCTTTACTGCTAAATATCCCTTGCAGAACCCATTAATATAAAATGTTTTACACCTAAACGTTTTAGATGGTAGACTCTAGCATGCTTAGTTATACAGAGGGACTCACTTGCTACTTTCCCTATTCGTTAGCAGGCAAGGACATAGTGCTACAGCTTCCACATAGGTAATGGAAGCACACAGCAGGTAGACAAATTCAATGGTATAACCTCTTTATTTCTTCTGTTTGCTTTTAGGCTTCGCTAAAAGTTTTTCATTGCCGTATGTGGCTTTGACCTTTACACACGCAGATCTcctttcaccttttattttgttgCGAAGACAAAGAAACGGGTACAGACATGGCCGGCCATGTATCCCCCACGGTaagtttttgtatttattttaatatttgcaCAGAGAGAATCTACAGCAGATACCCAGATCTGCGATCGAGATTTTTTAGACTTGACCTGCAGTGCCACAAACTTGTTGTAGATTCCCCCTATTGACTTCAGGTAGTCAAAATCTAAAACAAATACATTAAAACAATACACTGGTTTTTGCATGATCCACTGATGCATTGTTTTCTGATCTCCATCACCTGTTTGTGATCGGATTTGTGGTCCAAATTGTGACAAAAAACTGACCTTTGTGCACTAACTAATAAGAGGTTCAAAGTACGAagagcagggctgtggagtctgaGTTTGTGTCAATTTTGGTTGATATTGGGATAAAATGGACCTGCGCTGACTCCACCCCAGAAATTAAAAATACTACCTCAGAAACCATATACTGCATTCCGAGCAGAAAATAAcagtggagaccacagagcagacaatgaTAGTAATTGAGAGTCCTATCTTTTCGTGGGGTACGGTGCGGTACGGTGCCatacgtctatgggggacgtatatcggctgtatatacgtcccccatgcggcagtgtgaatgtagccaaacatacaaattctttgcagatgttgaccggtatgggatttgaacccaggaccaggactgcaaggctgtagtgttaaccactgagccaccgtgctgctatatacatatatatatatatatatatatatatatatgcaaataaaTAAGGTTTGTGTATATATCGCGCTCCTCCAATATGAAAAAAGTTGGTATTTACCTTTTATTGTTACGGTGCTTGGGTGGAAGGTAAGGGATCAGTGCACTGTTTTGCTTCTGCCACGGATCCGGCGCAGCCCCGGCCGGTGACCGCGTTCGGATGTACGTGGACGCTGTTCGGAGTTCTCCGGTGTCtgcttcggtgacgtcaccactggAGCTGTTTCTTGCTGTGTCCGCAGCTACACCATGGGTATAGTTTGCCAGCTTTCAGGTCCACTTTAAAAGGATGTTTTGTTGCGATGACAGGAGTTGACGGTGCCGTGCTAAAAGCCCGCGACACTATGACTTTCAGCCCCTATACtacagggtacattaaccctagatggtcagatcgctccaacaacatactgcaatacttctgtattgcagtatatggcatttttgcagcacattcattacaatgagccactggctcattgtaacgaatctgcagaagccatgtagcctcgtgtcaaacgaagacccgaggctaccatggcaattgTCAATCAGCATAGGATGGTATCCCTGATTTAGGAATGTCTTCCTAAAATTCTTTAGATGTGTTTTTGAAATGGCGACGTCCGGAAGCAGTTATTTAGGATTTTTATGGTTGTGTCCAAGTAGTTCATTTCACTATATGAGAAGTTTTAATGTCCGGTTTATTGTGGGATGGCATTTGTTAAAATTATCATGAACTGTAATTAGCTGTTGTTCTCAAACTGTCCAGATGATCAAAATATCATCAAAAAAGCGGTAGTAGGTTAAGGGTTTGATGTGGCAGGATTCCAGGAAGTCATTTTCGAGGTTGGCATATTGTGGCGCCATCTTTGTTCCCATGGCAGTTCCAGTCTTCTGTAGGTAGATTTGCTCCCCAAAGCAGAATTAATTGTGCTTCAGGATAAATTTGGTCTGCTGTAATACTGGGTTTGAGGCAATCCTATGAGCCTTGAGATGAATTTGGAACGCTTTTAGTCCCTCTTTGTGTGCTATGTTAGAATATAGGGATTCCACATCCAGGGTAGCCAGGATACTGCCCTTGGGGAGAGGACCTATGGAAGAAAGTTTCTTGAGAAGGTCTGTGGTGTCCTGGAGGAAGCTGGTGGTATTTCTCACCAGTGGTTTAAGGATACCCTCTACCCATCCTGAAATTTTTTCAGTGAGGGTTCCCAGACCTGAGATGATTGGTCTCCCTGGGTTTCCTGGTTTATGAATTTTAGGAAGCATATAGAATACACTACTCCTATTTTGGGATCCCCAGGGATTAAGTACAGAAGGTCTGCAGAATCTGTAGACAACCCTCTAATGACTTTCCTCAGTTTTCTTGTGTATTTTTGAGCTGGGTCCTTATTCAATTTGGTGTAGTATTGGCTGTCAGTGAGCTGTCTGTGGCCTTCTTTCATGTAGTCAGATGTATTCATGAGGACtacagcgccactcttgtctgCAGGTTTAATTGTAATTTCATGGTTGGTTTTTAGGAACCAAGTTTATAATCTACTATATAACTCAGAAGCCAAGGCCCTTCTTTCCTGCACACTTGCTTCTCTAGTATTGAAGACAACCTGTCTAAAAGAGTCAATGTAATAATCAAAAGTGTTGTTGCCAGGTGAGGGGGTCCAGtcagatttctttttgtttttcagcCTGTCTTGAGTTTGGCTGTTTAGGAGTAACCTCTCTTCTTTGTCATGGAAGAATTATTGCGGCATAGAAAGAAAGGCTTAGAATGATTAGCACAGCCGTGCTACAGGAAGGCGTCTTAATTCTACGCCTGACCCCTCAACCAGCGGCCGAGTGCCAGAATTTGTTGTTTTAAAGTTGTTGAAGTAGGATTCCAATTCTGTGCGTCCAGAATACAGATAAGGAGTGTGATTTGAATATACCTTGTAGTGGAACTGATGCTTCATTAGACTTAGTTTATGCATAGACATGCAACTGCTGCACAGCCAGGAACTCGAAGAggtgctgcggggagaagaggaggccGGGGGTCAGCGCTGGAGGATGAgtactattttaattttttttcctatatactcgtgtataagctgagttattcagcccaactcagcttatacacgagtttatACGGTAATAACATCAGTCAGCAATGAATACACAGCTGAATTTTTATTCTTGATTAATTAGGGTAATTTTTCAGCATTTCCTACTTACAAACCTGGTAATCTGGACTATACCATTTATATACTATCAATATGTAAATGCTTCGCAGTAACAGTGATGTTTTGTCTTTGTTATAATTTGTAGGTGATTTTCAGAGATGTTGCTGTTTATTTTTCTGAGAAGGAGTGGGATCGCCTTGAAGGGTGGCAGAAAGACCTCTACACTGGTGTTATTAAAGAAATTCATGGGATCTTAATCTCACTGGGTACTTTCCTATTTTGCTATTTTCTAGAATATTTTGACATGAACTTTGCGGCTGCTTCTTTTTGACTTAAAAGTACATTTTATCAGGAAGTATTATAATTGACCTCACTGATGTTCTTAAGCAATACACTTTTCCTGTCTTTCAGGCTTTGTCATCCTGAATCCCAACAACTTCCTTAGGATACAGCCGGAAGAGGAGCCTTGTTGCAAAAGCCGTCAAGTAGTAGAAAGAAATGAAAACTTGAATATTGTTGGTTCTGGTGAGTCTTTTTAGAActgaaattatttattatttagattAGTATTACAAGGTTACCTTGGAAGACCTTGGTAAGGCTTTTCTTGTTCATTATCCCACATTAATGATTTTCACTTGTTGCTTTAGCATAACTCCGAGCGGGAATAGCAGCTGATCATTTGCTCTCTTTTCGCATCCATTTAGAGTGTGGTATGGTGAATCCTGATATTTTATTAACTGTCAAGCTTGGTGAGAAGCAGCGAATGATGAACCCCTATGACCAGGATGTCAGAGGGAGTGTGTCTTTTCCCAGTACAAGTAAGCTCCATGATAAAATAGATGTGTACTTGTGTAATTTTGTCACATAGCTTTTCCTGTAATTCAAAATACCTCTATGCACTTCATTGGCATCTATGGACTGGCACAGGCAGCTGCACAAATCCTTCACTCTGGGTTTATAGCACAAGTTTATAATCTACTATATAACTCAGAAGCCATCTCTAATAAAAGTGCTCTGCCATCTTCCCTGAAGTTCAGTAGTCTGAGATTAAATAAGAGCTCTACatgaggggaagggggggggagtaAGCGGGAGATCAGTCACAGCATCAAGTTTCCTCCCATGTGGTAAAAAACAAAATCACTCATTCAATGCAGAGCAGAAAACTGCTAGAAAATAAGGACTGTCATTTAATGGCCATAAAAATTGTTACACCTCATACACAGTCAAGTGACTATTATATCATGTATGCTGTATGACATTGTGAACATATAATCAGATAGTCTTCAATGACTCCATCATAATTTTGTGACAGATCTTTTCTAATCGGTCTATAAGACAATGCACACTCTCTTAAGGATTGTGGGTAAGAAATATGTAAATAGTTCCCACATGCTGTCTCACCACACCTTGACTGAGCATGGAAacatataggacatgtcttatatgTTGCTCTATTACTGCACCTGCCATATGGCTTTCACTGaacatggtgggagtagggaacGCTcaatcctcctctctcctgtacccaGCTGGATGCACGCCTAAGCCCCGtctgtgtgcaagaggcctaaggtaGATTTCTATACATCAGTGCCTAGTGACATGACATGGGATAAAAGCCAGTGTCTTCCAAAAGAAATAGAGAGTGTAGAAAGCACTTTAAAAAGTGCAGAAATAAGTTTTAATGTAATGCAAAGATGTTTATATTTAATCTACTGTGCAGTATAGCTAGAGTacaacaggcatatatacatacgatCTAGGTGACCAGCAGCTCCTAGCAATGAAAACTCTATTATACAGTGGCTTCTTACCTCTGAATTGCTCCTATTATGTAGTTTAGCCAATGTTGTTTTGACTTTTGAACAGGTAAATTTATTGACAGATTTGGAGAATACACAGCTGTCAAGGATGAGACTCAACTAGAAGATTATACTGTTATCTCAGACGTTGAATGCTTGGATGACGCCGAACAATGTAAGTAATTGTGTAGCCATTCACTGCAGCCTAACTTTCAAGTGCAAATGCACAGTTGTGTTGCAgtgtgttgggaggtatgtattgcCATCAATTTATTCCTGACCTGTACTCATCACCACTACCTGCTTTTTGGCGTAGTGGGAGAGGAGGGTAATTTGGGTGTGGATGATTGAAAAAATATGAATGCTGTATATATCTACTCGCAGTATATATGTTTTCTATTTGGTACAGGTTATCCTTCTAGTCCACCGGTTTCTCGCAGGGTTAATAATTTTCAAGAGCACTCCTCTAACAACTCCTTGCAAATCGATGGTAAACACGGTATCAAATATGCAGCTGGTGAGTCTTTCTCTCCTCAGGAAAGCCATTTAATAATACTGTGGGCCCATGTTTTGTCTGCAGCATATTTTTTAAACTGAGAAGCTACACAGAAAAAGCAATATTTGGTGCAGAGTGAAAGTATATTATTCTGGTCAAGAATTTAATTTGTGACGCAGCCTTATCTTCTCCTCCTAGTACAAGGTCACAGAGCATCTACCTCTGGTATCAAGAATACGAGTGTGGTTGCATCTCCACAAAAACTCATAATCAAGAAACCCTACAgcatttgtgaaaaaaatgtaatcttgAAAGGTAAATGCGGAAATGATTGCTACATTTGTACAAGTTTTTTTGTTATGTATTGTACATAGGGCCGTAGCTGTGCGGGCATACATcagtgtgcatgtggcctaagtgtccctggtttatcatgtttgattttgatgaaaaatttcctttaaaaaaaaatcttgtcccGAAAAAAGTCCTCATTCCGCTATGTTGAAAAATGTGGGGCCTTAAACAGAAGAACAGCAAACTGGTATTACTGGACCACTTCATTTTGTAGTActtcaattttgtttttttcttctcatAGAATTTCCCAGCATTGAACCTGTTACTCTGAGAATGAAATCGAAGGAGCCACAATCGAACAGTGAAAATATTTGCTTGGATGGAAGAGATGTCATTAATTACACAGTCGGTAAGTTTTTgagttttagtttttttcctcCACAAATAGTTGATTTTTTTGCCACTTGTTACCTGGGGCTGTTGAGCTAGTTTAGAGTAGAGTCATAATTAGTAGAAATGTTGCAGCAGGTGATTGACTCCAACAATGACCTTACCCAGGATGGCACATCAGCTGACAAAAGCCAAACTGGGGCTTCAGGAGCCAGCACTGGGCTCCCGTAACTGGTACAGAAGGTATCAATATTTATTCAGCCCACAAAATGTCACAGATGCTACTGTACCCCTTTAAAGTGCACCTGTCATTCCCTGGAAACCAACGCTGCATGTATTAAAGCAGAAAATGACATTTGTAATTACTTtttctgtcctttccccaaaGCTACGTTACCTGGGACCATGACCCTACTGGATTGTTGCTGAGTCTTCTCACACTCATTTGCATACTGGAGCCACTGGCATTAGACAGGAGATGCCAAAAATGAAAGGGaggaaaaatattaaataaaagaaaaataacatgAAAAGTAAGCATTTATAAAACCTATGGCACTGATAGGTGATGTGTAAAGTCCATAATAAACTCCAGTTAGTAAGTGGAGAATGACAAGTGCACTTTATAGATTGTTAGTTGTTTCATTATGGAAATGATTTTGGAAGACGACGCTCTGTTCAACTCCACATATACGTTAAAGCCGAGTACTATACATATGCAAGGCTAGTTTTTCTGTTCTTTTCTCCCTTTTTGCAACCAAATTTGGATTTGGAAGAAGGAGGAAGCCACATATCTCTAAGGAAACAAAAGAATTTGGCGCATTGAAATCTGAAAATGGCACCACGAACATAAAACTCTGTCCCTCATTGCCAACAAAGGGCTAACAAGAGTAGGGTATTAGGAGGAAATGTACCCCTGTTTATTTCTGGGTTCTAGATACCAATAGTTTTGTGTCAATAAGGTATTCCATATTCCACATATATGCGATTGACTATTATGGTGGGAAAACCCAAATGACGCAAGGGTGTAGTCACTTGGTAATATTACAATATCACTGGGTGACAAGTCACAAAAGCAGGGGGAGAGCCTTTATTCCAGAGTTATTAGTCATGCgctaaggttttaatttttcataTCATGCACTGAAAATGATGGAAGAACCTTTCAAAATATTGTATCTTCATTAACTGTTTGACAAatgtaaaatatctttttttcccCGTCTTCCCAACAATAGATGACGAATTGATTATTGAGAGCCAACGCAGCACTgaaaaattcaacctaagaaaTATTCCTTCAAAAAACAAAGTGAAAATTCAGTACAACATGAAAACCAGTGGATACTGCCAAAGATTAGTTAGGTGGCCAATAGGTCAGAAGGAAGAGCTTACACAGAGACGTTATGGGCCAGTTTCCCCCAAGGAGCTCGATAGGACCTTCAACTGCACTGAGTGTGGAAAGAGATTTTTAAGAATAAGCGATCTTCGGCTCCATCAAGGAACCcacaaaatgaaaataaaaccGTACAATGGCTCCATGGTTCAGTTCAGGCCCCAGCAGAGGGTTGAATCCAGTTTAAAACTTCCAGTAGACGACAAGTTTCCTCATGCTATCTCCATTAAAAATGTATCCGTGGCAAAGTCTTTGACGTGCGTTGTTTATGGGAAGAATCTTAACGCAGGCCCGTCGGTCATGCAAACACAGAAGACGTTTGCGAGGGAGAGGCGCTTTGTGTGTAGGTTCTGTGGTAAACGCTTTCAGAATAACAGTAATCTTATTGGACATGAGAGGatacacaccggggagaagccattcgAATGCCCAGAGTGTGGCAAGAGCTTTAGCCAGAAGGCAAATCTTACCACTCACCAGAGGCTGCACACCGGGGAACGACCCTTTGTCTGCATCACATGTGGCAAAGGCTTTGCGCAAAAGATAAACCTGCTAACACATGAGCAAACGCATACAAAAAAGAAGCAGAAGATAGATGGCAAGCTGGTCCTAATAAACTAATCCAATATCTCACATCAGGTTCTGGTTGATGACAGGTCGGCCGGGATAACCATAAAGTGCCTGGGAATGGCTTATTCCTATTCACTAAGTCTACTTATTTTTAAATGCACACTACACAGAATTTGTCGTTGACTCGCAGGCTAATTTTACTGTTGAAactagtttttgggtttttttggacTAGTATTTTTTTGACAGGTGCTACTCCGAGAAGATaagatacatacaaaaaaaaaagtacctcAGACGTGAGAAGTATTTTAGAGATTTCTAAAATACGAATCATTTGTTCCAATGTTTTTCTAGCCTTATGTTATAAGAAAGTATATATAAATGTTGTAACTAATTTGTATATAACAGTTGAGTTATATAGAGCTCAGTGTCAGGGCTGGAAATCTTGACCATTTCTTCACTAGTAATTTTTCAGGGGTTAAAATCAAAAGACTTTCTGTATATACAacagtatattctcctcctccaacCTCCCCCTCCAAACTACAAAACCTCAATgatacacttttttttgttttccagtaTGGTCATTGTGTTGTTTCTGGaggtaaagtttaaaaaaaaaaaaaaaagtttctctatttttaaaatgaaaaagaaaaaaatgacttcAGCTTATCGACTTGATCGGGGAAATGTTTTTGTTCTGTTATTTATTGCATAGTATATCTTTTGGTGCACAATTCTCCATCAGGTCTTTTGGTAAAAGGTTTTACTATATACACTAAACATCCTGCTATAAGGTATCCTATAACCTCCAGCCGTAACTTATAGTGCAGTAGTGCTCCTGATTTGTGCTTCTATGTAGGCAATGTTGAAAGATGTTACATGAACCTCCATGTTTTAATggtgtgttttttggtttttttttttttttttttttgcctaaccAAGACTGTCATCAAGACTATATAACATTTTGGAAACTGAGTTCCGCTACATTTTGTTTAAGAAACAACTTCTTACTACTGGGTCAGGTTTCTTCTAATTATTCAATTGATTTCAAGTTTAGACAGTGGAATATATCTATTTGGCTACAAATTTTACTGGTTAAATTTCATTTCTACTTGAGAAATATTTTTTGCCAgaaatttacattacaatatgtgGTTTTGGGGTTCAGTCCACCCACTGATCTTTAGAACAAAGTGGTTGCATTTCTTTTCAGGTTAATACCAGCAAGGTTTCCCCCTAGTATTGCGTCTCATTTACTAGAAGAGAAGTCAATGGGACTGAACTTTGTAGACATTTGTCACTGGAGTGCCATGACTCCTGTGCAGTCAATTGGGGAGTTGAGTTCACACTAGCAAGTTCTGTTCCCCCATCTGGAAAAAATAGTGCAGTAACCTGTGTCTTTTTTTCTGGCTAATATAACAGAAGTGGAATGGAAGACAAACttacattaaagtcaatgggaaagAAAACTTCCATGACATTCTCTGGTTTAGAAGAGCATAACAAAAACCCCTGATGCAGGTGTCTTAATCTGGTTGCATGATTTGCGGCcaaatcacagcccccatagacttctatgggtgcCGGTGCGGTGAGCACTGCAGCGCCACCAGGTCGGGTGGCCACGCCACAAATTATAGAACTTATATTCCTGCAGATTTGCAGTGCAGCCACTCGCTGCCCGGCACTGCTCATCCAGAATTACTTATAAGGCCCCACGCATACAAATGTTGTTTCCTCCAAAGATACGGCTGAGCTTTTTGCGGCTGTCTCGCAGCTCCATGTATTTTTATGGGGTCATAGACAGCTGAGGATTCCTCAGCCGTGTTCCTGTTGTTGGCCCTGTTTGCGGCTGTCCCAAGGCTCCATGTATTTTTATGGGCTCATAGATAGCTGAGGATTCCTCAGCCACGTAACGCAGAGCAGTTGCTGTTCTTGCTCTCCCATAGAAATTTATGGGGTCCTGAAAAATACGGCTGACTTGGTGTATCATACGTGTGTCTTTTGTATGTGTGATAAGAAattccaattttttatttttttttttttttggtgggacTGTAAATACGGGTGATTTACGGGTGACATGTGACCTTTTTTTGTGGCAATATGGTGCGGGCACGGGAGAAATACTGTtga comes from Engystomops pustulosus chromosome 6, aEngPut4.maternal, whole genome shotgun sequence and encodes:
- the LOC140135184 gene encoding uncharacterized protein, whose protein sequence is MAGHVSPTVIFRDVAVYFSEKEWDRLEGWQKDLYTGVIKEIHGILISLGFVILNPNNFLRIQPEEEPCCKSRQVVERNENLNIVGSECGMVNPDILLTVKLGEKQRMMNPYDQDVRGSVSFPSTSKFIDRFGEYTAVKDETQLEDYTVISDVECLDDAEQCYPSSPPVSRRVNNFQEHSSNNSLQIDGKHGIKYAAVQGHRASTSGIKNTSVVASPQKLIIKKPYSICEKNVILKEFPSIEPVTLRMKSKEPQSNSENICLDGRDVINYTVDDELIIESQRSTEKFNLRNIPSKNKVKIQYNMKTSGYCQRLVRWPIGQKEELTQRRYGPVSPKELDRTFNCTECGKRFLRISDLRLHQGTHKMKIKPYNGSMVQFRPQQRVESSLKLPVDDKFPHAISIKNVSVAKSLTCVVYGKNLNAGPSVMQTQKTFARERRFVCRFCGKRFQNNSNLIGHERIHTGEKPFECPECGKSFSQKANLTTHQRLHTGERPFVCITCGKGFAQKINLLTHEQTHTKKKQKIDGKLVLIN